One genomic region from Camelus bactrianus isolate YW-2024 breed Bactrian camel chromosome 3, ASM4877302v1, whole genome shotgun sequence encodes:
- the LOC141577174 gene encoding uncharacterized protein LOC141577174 isoform X3 gives MTFLSPPYLTALARTPITVLNFGRLCLSKRAVFCRSSAGGLIGRVGPSMAVVFFIGLMHVCGFVSFLSTAEPSSRGTESSALCCAVRPRGRICQERTYKDLEDPGKLLPSRILHGCSRSCGWTDGRKTDRMEAPPHPLDPLAQEDRDGSGKDSSDEGLGMDFLGLRKVFLHKEEERGVLGQRARTASFQGSAPVRVGVGVRTQPPTAPLPRLGSPTWETLLPAPSPIFSSAGLQLPRANHLSHAAGLSSSLGCQEALPLLHVLWLGIPDKHKRCWWAGPWAVAEGLPSSYGSDFYLHRGGD, from the exons attttgggcgtctttgtctttcgaagagggcggtgttctgtcggagttccgcaggtggtctgattggccgagtgggtccgtcgat ggccgtcgttttcttcatcggattgatgcacgtctgtggattcgtctcgtttctctccactgcg gaaccctcgtcccgagggactgaatctagtgccctgtgctgcgcggtacgacctaggggtcgaatctgccaggagaggacttacaaggatttggaggatcctggaaaactgctaccatccagaatcctacatggatgttcaagatcttgtggatggacggacggacggaagacggatcgaatggaggccccgccccatcccctggaccccttggcccaggaggatcgtgatgggtctggaaaggactcttccgacgagggtctcgggatggactttctcggtctgcggaaggtgtttctgcacaaagaggaagagaggggcgttctcggccagagagcccgaaccgcctcctttcagggatccgctccagtcagggttggggtcggggtcagaacgcagccaccgacagctcccctccctcgtcttggctctccaacttgggaaaccctcctccctgccccctcacccatcttctcgtcagccggcctccagcttccccgtgccaaccacctctctcatgctgccggactttcctcctccttgggctgccaggaagctctcccgctcctccacgtgctttggcttggaatccctgacaaacacaagcggtgctggtgggcggggccgtgggcggtggcagaaggactcccttcatcttatgggagcgatttttatctccatagaggtggcgattga